The Kordia sp. SMS9 DNA window ACATCTATGTGCGAAGTACGTGTAATGGAGTGTTATCGGGTTGGTCAACTGTCGCTTCCATCACAACGACGGCAGTTCAAGAAAGAATCTATGTAGACATTGATGCAACAGGTGCTAATGATGGTTCTAGTTGGGCAAATGCGTACACAGACTTAACGGATGCACTCACAGGAATTACTACAGGAACAGAACGTACTATATGGATTGCAGACGGAACGTACACACCAACCACCGCAAATGCAGATCCGAGAACAGCAACATTTACCATTCCAACACTCGTAAAAATATATGGCGGATTTATCGGAACAGAAACAATGCTGTCGCAACGAAATCCAGCTATAAACATTGCAAAACTTAGTGGAGATGCACTTGGAAATGACAACGGAACAATTACGGTGACCGAAAGTACACGTGCTGATAACTTATATCATGTAGTATCGCTAAGAGAAGACATGACAGATGTACTCATTGACGGAATTACCATTGCAGACGGAAATGCCTCAGGAGGCGGAACATTTACAGGACCAGTAGCAAACCGAATCAACAACGGAACTGGCGGAGCTGTATATGTGGCGTTGGCAAACAATTTAGACAGGGCAGAAGCTATATTTAACAACTGTATTTTAGAAAATAACTCAGGGCAAAACGGAGCTGTTTTCGGAACCTACGTGCAAAACTCAGGTGTTTCTGTAAGTTACAATATAGACTTTACAAACTCTAAAATACGCTCCAATTATGGAAGTCTAGGATCTGTAGTGCAATATTACGGATTAAATGGAGGAACCATTTCAGGTAAAATTGTAAACTGTCTATTCACAGACAATACAACGCCTGTTTCACGAAATACAAGTTCGTGTATATGGATTGCACGTTTAAATGGTGTTGCAAGTGTAGTACAGTTAGACATCATCAATTCAACATTCACAAACAATTCAGCGCAAAGCGGACAAGTAATCACAACTACGGGCGCACCAGAATTATCGAACATCAATAACTCAATCATTTACGGAAACGGAAGTACTACGCCACTTGATTTTAACACAGCACCATTTCCAGGTGTCAACAACTCTATTGTAGAAGGTGGACAAGAAGGCGGCATCAATCTCGATCCTTTATTTACAAGTGCAACCGATTTTACATTACAACTCGCTTCGCCAGCAATTAACGCAGGGAATAACACTTATTTACCTGTAGATATCACCGAAGATATTGATGGAAATCAACGTATTTTTGACACTACTGTAGATATGGGAGCGTATGAATTTAATGCAAGCTGTGGCGAATTTTTCAATGTAACACTTACGCCAAGTCCAACTATTGCAACAGAAGCGACACTAACTTGGAATCATCCGTTTGATGCTAATGATACATTTGATCTTGTATATGTGGTGAGTGGAATGCCAATAGGGAACGGAACTGCCATCAATGGAATCTCAGGAAACACGCAGTTACTTACAGGATTAAGTGCAGGGTTTTACGACGTGTATTTACGAGCAGACTGTTCAGGAAGTCCAAGTACGTTTGAGTTACACACGGTAGGATTCAAAGTGCCAATCTTCGTAAACGTAAATGCTACAGGAGCAAATAACGGAAGCAATTGGACAAACGCATACACTTCGCTAGAAACAGCTTTGTCAGTTGCAAGTAATGAAGATGTATTGTGGGTTGCAGCAGGAACGTACAAACCCGCAGGAACAAGTCGTTTAAACTCATTCAACATCACAAATGACAATCTAACGATTTACGGAGGATTCAACGGAACGGAAACACAACTTTTAGAACGTGATTTCAGTACGAATGAAACGATCCTTTCGGGAGACTTGAATGATGATGATACTGTACTAACATTCAATGGAGGCGGACGTAATGAAAACTTATATCATGTTGTTGAGGTAACAGGACAAAATGTTACTATTGACGGACTCGTAATTTCTGGTGGACAAGCAACGGCAACTTCAGGAGATGATCGTCTTGGCGCAGGAATTTACAAAGACACTGGTGTTAATAATTTAGTCATTACAAACAGTAAACTTCGAGAAAATGTAGCCCTTGGTGGTTCTGCAATATTTGCGCGTTGTGCTAATGGAGAAATACTAACGGTAACCAACAGTATATTCAATGACAACTTGGGTACGTATGCCGCAGGATTATATACCATCAATGGTAACAATGATAGTTATACAGTTACACTAGCCAACAGTGTATTCTATAACAATGTCACAAGAGATTCAGGAACGAGTCAAGGATTTACAGGAAGTTCAGCTTGGTTGCGCGCCAACGGAACAAGTAGTTCACTAACATCAACTGTAACCAACTGTACATTTGCAGACAATACAGACATTGGAACACGCGCATCCACAAACAGAGGAACATTCAGTGCCAGTCGTTCTATCAATGGCGGAACACATTCTTTGACGATGTCCAACTCTATATTCTACGGAAACAGAGGCACAAGTAATGTCGTTACGCGCGCCATTACGAACGGACATACAATAGCTGTAACTTCATTAACGGTTAACAATGTTATTGCTGAGAGTACAACAGGTTTATCAGGAACCAATATTACAAGTGCAAACCCTATGTTTGTAGATGATGCCAATGCAGATTATTCCTTAGCAGCAGGCTCACCAGCAATCAACGCAGGAAACAACGCCAATGTAATTGGTACTACAGATGTAGCAAACAACAATCGTATAGAAGGAACAACGGTAGACATTGGCGCGTATGAATTTGCGGCTTCACTATCGGTAGCTCTAAGAGTATTTTTGCAAGGTGCAATGTTAGGTGCAAGTACGAGTATGATGAATGACAATTTAAGATCAGGAAGCCACTTGCCAACAACATCTCCATACACCGATGGAGCCACTTGTGATGCTGCGGTTTTTACAGTAACAGGCAATGATGCTATTGTAGATTGGATTTGGGTAGAATTAAGAGATGCAACCACAAATACAACAATCATAGCATCGCAATCAGCATTGCTACAAAGTGATGGCGATATAGTTGGAGTTGATGGAATTTCGGCACTAGTCTTTAATCAAACTGCGGGCAACTATTACATCGTACTAAAACACAGAAATCATTTAGGTGTTATGACAAACAATACAATAAGTTTAAGTGGAGTTGCCACCGTGGTAGATTTTACAGATGCCAACAATCAAATCACTTTTGGAAGCAATGCGCAAACTACGTTCGGAATGCCAAGTGGTGTTGTAGCTATGTGGGCAGGAAATGTAAATGGTGATAACATCGTACAATATTCAGGGACTACACCAGATGCGCCTAGTATTCTATCAGAAGTATTAAATGATCCAGGGAACTTCCTTAATTTTCCAACATACGCTTTAGCAGGCTACAATGTACATGATATAAATATGGATGGTAGCACACAATACACTGGAACAACACCAGATACACCTTTCATTTTACAAAATGTATTGGCGCATCCAGGGAATTTCTTAAACTTTAGTACCTACCAAATTCTAGAGCAATTACCATAAAACGAAACACGAATGATTACATTCAGTATAAAAACAATAAGGTGATATTCTCTGTGGGAATGGAATAACACTTCCGTAGAAAGGACACAGATTACCAAACGTTTTACCAGGCAATAACTTATAGTTTACATTATTGCGCAAATCCTGCAAGTTTTCATGCTTGTAGGATTTTTTTTGTTTTTAGCAGTTCAAAACTAACTTTCAGAAACTCACTCGTTATTTCTGTGAACACAAGTAGTAGTTTTAGGTCATAGTAATTAATCGAACGTTTTAAACATACGATCAAACCGTTTGATGAATAGCCAAAACACGATCGGATTGAAAAACGGCTTCAATTCGATCGTTCATTCAAATAAACATTTCAGAAACTCAGAACTGCATTTCGGAAAATGCCTCAAGTTTTCGCTTCAGATCTGTTATATATTTACTACCGAAACAAAAAATAGAAGCTTTTATGAAACTAACAATCATTATCATTAGTTTACTTTCGGTACTTTCATTCTCATCAATCTCAGAAACGACTACAACCGCAGAAGAAACTACCGAAGAAATCTACGGAAGTAGTTTTAAACTCATCAACGATACAAAAAGTAAAGTTTCTATCTACACAGGAAGTGGCTATGTTTCCTTAAACAAAGGAGGCAAAACAAGCATTTCTTGTAAAATTGGCAAAACGGTGCATTGGGCAAGTAAAGGAAAAAAAGGCGACGTCATCTTCAAAATCACAAGTGATATGTGTGGCGAAACCATCAAACTTTCCAAAATGGTGGATTAAACCGTTGTTATTCCAACGAATATTCTGCAACTAATTTTACAAAATCCAACGAACTAATCATGCCTTTTATTTTCCCTTCATGCATGGCAATTATATGATGTACCTTATGTCTAAGCATCATTTTAGCGGCCGATTGAGCGCTAGAATCTATATGAACAACATGAACGCTTGTGTAGGTCATTATATCTTTCACCGTTGTATTGTCATGCACTTCTTTATTAATATCTGTGGCAGTGACAATGCCTCTAATAATCATTTCAACTTGAGCTGAATCTTCGGAATACGAAATAATTGGAATTGCATGAATTCCGTTCTCTTTCATAAGAGTTCTAATTTCTTGAACACTACTTTCTTCTGTCGCAGTAGTAACTGGAGACGACATAAAATCTTTTACTTGTATTCGCATAACGAGTGTTTTTTAGGTTAGTGATACCAATTTTATAGTTAAATTGGTATGATAATATATAAACAGTAGCTTTCAACGCTTTGACTATTATCAAAAATATGAATATAGGTTCATTCGGGATATGATAAAAATCATATTATGAATATCAGAATTTTTAGAAATTGTACTATCAAAAAATAGATGCGCATTCACAAAACAACTTAAGAAAATGAACTTTACATCTGAACATTTCAAAAAAGCAAAAACAAGAAATGATCTTATTAGTCTGGCAAAAGAACATGACATTTCAATTTCCAAAACCTTGAACAAGTTAAAATATGAAGCCGAGTTAGTCATGTTACAAGCTGAATTTGTGAATCTTCAAAAATGGATAGCAAAGAAAAAAATGAGAGTTGTTGTACTATTTGAAGGGAGAGATGCTGCGGGAAAAGGCGGATCAATAAAACGATTTAAAGAGCACTTAAACCCAAGAACATCAAGAGTTGTAGCATTGACGAAACCAACGGAGGTTGAGAAAGGACAATGGTACTTTAGGCGATATATAAAAGTGTTGCCAAACCCTGGAGAAATTGTATTTTTTGATAGAAGCTGGTATAACCGAGCAGTTGTAGAACCTGTAATGGATTTTTGTACCAAAGACGAATACAATAAATTTATTGTACAAGTTCCTGAATTTGAACATTTACTCTATGAAGATAATTTAATAATCATCAAATTTTGGTTTTCTATTTCTAAAGAAGAACAAAAAAAGAGGTTTGATGCGCGATTAAGTAATCCGTTGAAAAAATGGAAATTCAGTCCCGTAGATGTCAAAGGACAAGAACTTTGGGAAAAATATACGTACTATAAAGAACAGATGTTTAGCAAAACCCATACAAATTTTAGTCCTTGGATTATTGTGAAAACGAATGACAAAAAGCAGGCAAGACTAGAAAGCATGCGGTATGTGCTATCACAGTTTGACTATGATGGAAAAGGAGAATCAAAAGTGTCGCTGCTGCCTGATCCAAATGTGATTATGAGATATCACAGAAGTGCCATTCAAATAGATATGTAAAACCAAAACAACACACAAGATGAAATTAACGGAGGAAGAAATAATGCTTCTGAATTCTAAAATTGGATTGCATACACTTTTGAAAAACAAAAAAGTAAACATTCCTAAAGTTTTAGAAGAAGTAAAATATATCAATCACCTAAAAAGTCAACAAGAAGAATTAATAAAACTTCAAAATTGGGTGATAAGAGAAAATAAAAAGGTAGTCATTCTATTTGAAGGTAGAGATGCTGCGGGAAAAGGTGGTGCCATACGACGAATTACAGAATATATAAACCCTAGACACTTTAAAATAGTTGCGCTCAACATTCCGACTAGCGACGAAAGAAAACAATGGTTTTTTCAACGCTATATTAATGAGTTGCCCAAGCCAGGAGAAATCGTATTCTTTGATAGAAGTTGGTACAATAGAGCCGTCGTGGAGCCTGTAAATAACTTTTGTACGGAAAAAGAATATGAAATTTTCATGACGCAAGTCAATAGTTTTGAGAAAATGCTCATTCAATCTGATACCTATCTCATTAAATTCTATTTCTCCATCTCAAAAAAAGAACAAGCAAAACGTTTCAGAGAAATAAAAGCGAGTCCTTTAAAGCGTTGGAAAATGTCTCCTGTTGATGAAAAAGCCCAAGCGTTGTGGGATGAATATACATTGTATAAAGAGAAAATGTTTGAAGTTACAAATACGAAACATGCACCTTGGACAATCATTGATGCCAACAAAAAATCACCGGCTCGGTTACAAGCCATTGAACATATCTTAGCAACAATTCCGTATTAAAATAAAGTTTACTACTAAGGCTTTAAAAAGCTCAACGGAAAAAAAGTTAAAATAACAGGAAAAGAAACAATCGTAAATGGTTTGGAAAAAGATGATGACATCATCAAACAAGGACGCTCAAAGGATATCATTCATATCAAATCACCAAAAATAGAAATCATTACGGATTGATAAATCTCAATACTAACTCTTAAAACAAACTGGAATAATTTCCCCTTCCATCAAGCAATATTCTTCCAGTTCTTCAGGTGTGAAATGTGCTGTATAATCTTCTTCTTTTACCGTAAATCCAACACTTCGGAGTTTATCAAAATAATCGAGTCCGTACACGCGCACATGATCATACTGACCAAAGATTTTGGTGCGTTCCTTTTTATCCGTAACCGAATCGTCTTCAAAAGTAATGTCGCGCTCTAAATCTTGTGGAATTTGTAAAATCGCCATTCCGCCAGGTCTCAACACACGATGCAGCTCTTGCATCGCTTTCGTATCGTCAGGAATATGTTCCAATACATGATTGCACAAAATCGTGTCAAACGAATCGTCTTCAAAAGGCAAATCGCAAATATCAGCTTTCACATCTGCCAAGGGCGAAAACAAATCTGTCGTCGTATACTCTAAATTTTCCTGATGGCGAAAACGCTTGTAAAATGCTTGCTCAGGCGCAAAATGCAATACTTTTTGAGGTTTGGTAAAGAAATCGGTTTCACGCTGTAAATACAACCACAACAACCGATGGCGTTCTAGTGAAAAGGTACTGGGCGACAAGGCATTTTCTCGATTCACTGCATATCCGTACGACAAAAACGATCGAAAACGTTGACCATCAATCGGATCTGTGTAATTTTTTCCCTTCAAAGTAAATGCAATAATTGGACGAATCCAATAACTCATCTTAATTAAAAGCGGTCTTGGAATCGTATTCAATATATATTTAAAGAGTTTTTTCACTTGTAAAAAGTCTACTATGCTTGTCTAAATTCGTCTTCTTCGTCACTTTCAATGCCTAAAGCATCATAGATATATTTAAACGTAGACAATAACTCTGGTTTTCCGTTTACTAAAGCTACATCGTGTTCAAAATGTGCACTTGGTTTACCATCTTTCGTCAAAACTGTCCAACCATCACGCAAAAACTTAATTTCTTTAACACCCATATTAATCATCGGTTCAATAGCGACCACCATGCCTTCTACAAACTTCTTTCCGCGTCCGCGACGTCCGTAATTTGGCATGTTAGGATCTTCGTGCATTTTTCGCCCCAATCCGTGGCCTACCAATTCGCGAACTACGCCATAACCGTGTGCTTCACAATATTTTTGAATCGCAAAACCAACATCGCCTACACGATTGCCTGCTTTAAACTCGCGAATTCCAACATACAAGGATTCTTTCGTTACTTTCAACAACTTTTCTGTCTCAGGATCAATTTCTCCCACAGGAAACGTATACGCATGATCGCCGTAAAACTCATTCTTAATTGCGCCGCAATCAATAGAGATAATATCGCCTTCTTGCAATGGTGTATTGTTCGGAATTCCGTGTACTACTTGTGCGTTTGGACTCATGCAAAGTGTATTTGGAAAATTGTACAAGCCTAAAAAGCCAGGAATAGCATCATGATCGCGAATAAATGCTTCCGCCAAGGTATCTAAATGTAAAGAGGTAACGCCAGGTTTAATTTCGCTGGCTAACATTCCCAAAGTTTTGGAAACAACTAACGCACTCTCGCGCATCAATTCAATTTCTTCTCGTGTTTTCGGTTTGATCATTTCTTTAGAAAGGAAAACAATCCTTTTTTCTTTTTTAAATTTTCGTTTGGCAATTCGTTGGTAAGGAGTTGATATACTTTTCCCCAACCTATAAATCCGCCAATATTTCTATCGTCAATAAAATAGTCTGCGTTGATTTTTCGACTTATTTTTCCTTCAAAAACTTCTTCTGGATAACTGTTATTTACGGCGTAAAAGTCGATGCCATTTTCTTTGCAAAATTTTACAGCTTCCTCCAACTTTCGTCCGCTTCTGTACGTCCATAAAATCAAGCGATGTCCATCGTGTTCCAGTCTTTTCAATGTTTCAAAAGCAAAGATTTTCGGAGCCCCAATTTTAGGATACGCATCGTCTACAATAGTACCATCAAAATCTACAGCAATTAGTAAGCTTTCTTTCACAATCATTCCACTTCCTATTTTGTAACTGCAAAGCTACAAAGAATTCGGGGATTACTCTGCATACGTATGTTTGTAGTCTTCTCCAGATAAAATACTGAGCATATCTTTTTCCAAAGAAGTTACGGGCGATTCCACAATTCGGTTGAGTTCTTTTCCGTCTTTATAAAAGATAAACGTGGGCACGTTGGTAATGTCAAAACCATCTTCTAAATGTTCAGGTGTGACTTTATCTTCATCAACCGTGATCAATTCTACGTCGTTTTCGGGAATGCTTATCAAATCTAAAATTTTGTAAAACTGTGGGACTTCGCGTTGACTGTCTTCACACCAAGTTCCCATAAATATTTTCACATTTACATCTGCCAACAACGGTTGCACTTTTTCTGCCGTTTCCATATCTACCGAATAAGTTGCATACGTGGGCGCAAACCAACTGTCATACGGTTCAGCAGCAATGACTTTCCGTGTTTGCACACCTGTAATGATCGGTAGTTCTTCTTCCTCTTCATCAATCACTTCTTTGGTGATTGTGACTTCTTTTTTTTCGTCCGTTTTTTCTGTTGAATTCGTCTTTTTTTCGTCTTTACACGCAAAAAATGCCAATGCAATAATAATATAGAGTGTTTTTTTCATCAGATTAGTGATTTTTGTGTCATTAATTCAGGTTGCGGTAATCCGATCATTTCTAAGATTGTTGGTGCAATATCGCCCAAAACTCCGTCTTTTATCTGTTTGATGTCTTCGTCTACCAAAATAATTGGTACAGGATTCGTCGTGTGCGCGGTGTTTGGACTTCCATCCGGATTGATCATGGTATCGCAATTTCCATGATCGGCAATAACTATTGTGCTATAACCGTGTTTTTGCGCCGTTTCAATAATGGCTTTGGCACATTCGTCCACCACTTCACAGGCTTTTACTGCTGCGGCAAAATCTCCTGTATGTCCTACCATGTCTGGATTGGCAAAGTTTAAGCACACAAAATC harbors:
- a CDS encoding thioredoxin family protein — protein: MKKTLYIIIALAFFACKDEKKTNSTEKTDEKKEVTITKEVIDEEEEELPIITGVQTRKVIAAEPYDSWFAPTYATYSVDMETAEKVQPLLADVNVKIFMGTWCEDSQREVPQFYKILDLISIPENDVELITVDEDKVTPEHLEDGFDITNVPTFIFYKDGKELNRIVESPVTSLEKDMLSILSGEDYKHTYAE
- a CDS encoding cyclic nucleotide-binding/CBS domain-containing protein; protein product: MRIQVKDFMSSPVTTATEESSVQEIRTLMKENGIHAIPIISYSEDSAQVEMIIRGIVTATDINKEVHDNTTVKDIMTYTSVHVVHIDSSAQSAAKMMLRHKVHHIIAMHEGKIKGMISSLDFVKLVAEYSLE
- the map gene encoding type I methionyl aminopeptidase codes for the protein MIKPKTREEIELMRESALVVSKTLGMLASEIKPGVTSLHLDTLAEAFIRDHDAIPGFLGLYNFPNTLCMSPNAQVVHGIPNNTPLQEGDIISIDCGAIKNEFYGDHAYTFPVGEIDPETEKLLKVTKESLYVGIREFKAGNRVGDVGFAIQKYCEAHGYGVVRELVGHGLGRKMHEDPNMPNYGRRGRGKKFVEGMVVAIEPMINMGVKEIKFLRDGWTVLTKDGKPSAHFEHDVALVNGKPELLSTFKYIYDALGIESDEEDEFRQA
- a CDS encoding class I SAM-dependent methyltransferase, producing MKKLFKYILNTIPRPLLIKMSYWIRPIIAFTLKGKNYTDPIDGQRFRSFLSYGYAVNRENALSPSTFSLERHRLLWLYLQRETDFFTKPQKVLHFAPEQAFYKRFRHQENLEYTTTDLFSPLADVKADICDLPFEDDSFDTILCNHVLEHIPDDTKAMQELHRVLRPGGMAILQIPQDLERDITFEDDSVTDKKERTKIFGQYDHVRVYGLDYFDKLRSVGFTVKEEDYTAHFTPEELEEYCLMEGEIIPVCFKS
- the ppk2 gene encoding polyphosphate kinase 2, with the protein product MNFTSEHFKKAKTRNDLISLAKEHDISISKTLNKLKYEAELVMLQAEFVNLQKWIAKKKMRVVVLFEGRDAAGKGGSIKRFKEHLNPRTSRVVALTKPTEVEKGQWYFRRYIKVLPNPGEIVFFDRSWYNRAVVEPVMDFCTKDEYNKFIVQVPEFEHLLYEDNLIIIKFWFSISKEEQKKRFDARLSNPLKKWKFSPVDVKGQELWEKYTYYKEQMFSKTHTNFSPWIIVKTNDKKQARLESMRYVLSQFDYDGKGESKVSLLPDPNVIMRYHRSAIQIDM
- a CDS encoding BT0820 family HAD-type phosphatase, which translates into the protein MIVKESLLIAVDFDGTIVDDAYPKIGAPKIFAFETLKRLEHDGHRLILWTYRSGRKLEEAVKFCKENGIDFYAVNNSYPEEVFEGKISRKINADYFIDDRNIGGFIGWGKVYQLLTNELPNENLKKKKGLFSFLKK
- a CDS encoding choice-of-anchor Q domain-containing protein, giving the protein MKTKVFSLFLFVFSISHAQVPISGLTHEYLFTNGSYNTTVGSDNLTQSGGTITTVADRNGAPVNALALNNSFLFTPQLASGFRVSVSFWIKTNTNDTFDRAIIDYHERVARIPTGTETGFFLTLDEGKIDLTANYQYGYNFMQVSETTFFTGTHGFRSNASVGDNNWHHITLTIDTGASGGNIFYQYNLYIDGVLDNTLTRTSTPPAQAGQIYAILFPNERVTIGNNKNGNLIADRVYGDAIDDIRWYNRTLNLSEVNQLLNDADSCIPTQLTATNIQSSTVDLSWTAIPDQTAWDVSYTTPGGDPSTGTIVSNVGASPYTLSGLQPTTAYDIYVRSTCNGVLSGWSTVASITTTAVQERIYVDIDATGANDGSSWANAYTDLTDALTGITTGTERTIWIADGTYTPTTANADPRTATFTIPTLVKIYGGFIGTETMLSQRNPAINIAKLSGDALGNDNGTITVTESTRADNLYHVVSLREDMTDVLIDGITIADGNASGGGTFTGPVANRINNGTGGAVYVALANNLDRAEAIFNNCILENNSGQNGAVFGTYVQNSGVSVSYNIDFTNSKIRSNYGSLGSVVQYYGLNGGTISGKIVNCLFTDNTTPVSRNTSSCIWIARLNGVASVVQLDIINSTFTNNSAQSGQVITTTGAPELSNINNSIIYGNGSTTPLDFNTAPFPGVNNSIVEGGQEGGINLDPLFTSATDFTLQLASPAINAGNNTYLPVDITEDIDGNQRIFDTTVDMGAYEFNASCGEFFNVTLTPSPTIATEATLTWNHPFDANDTFDLVYVVSGMPIGNGTAINGISGNTQLLTGLSAGFYDVYLRADCSGSPSTFELHTVGFKVPIFVNVNATGANNGSNWTNAYTSLETALSVASNEDVLWVAAGTYKPAGTSRLNSFNITNDNLTIYGGFNGTETQLLERDFSTNETILSGDLNDDDTVLTFNGGGRNENLYHVVEVTGQNVTIDGLVISGGQATATSGDDRLGAGIYKDTGVNNLVITNSKLRENVALGGSAIFARCANGEILTVTNSIFNDNLGTYAAGLYTINGNNDSYTVTLANSVFYNNVTRDSGTSQGFTGSSAWLRANGTSSSLTSTVTNCTFADNTDIGTRASTNRGTFSASRSINGGTHSLTMSNSIFYGNRGTSNVVTRAITNGHTIAVTSLTVNNVIAESTTGLSGTNITSANPMFVDDANADYSLAAGSPAINAGNNANVIGTTDVANNNRIEGTTVDIGAYEFAASLSVALRVFLQGAMLGASTSMMNDNLRSGSHLPTTSPYTDGATCDAAVFTVTGNDAIVDWIWVELRDATTNTTIIASQSALLQSDGDIVGVDGISALVFNQTAGNYYIVLKHRNHLGVMTNNTISLSGVATVVDFTDANNQITFGSNAQTTFGMPSGVVAMWAGNVNGDNIVQYSGTTPDAPSILSEVLNDPGNFLNFPTYALAGYNVHDINMDGSTQYTGTTPDTPFILQNVLAHPGNFLNFSTYQILEQLP
- the ppk2 gene encoding polyphosphate kinase 2, which encodes MKLTEEEIMLLNSKIGLHTLLKNKKVNIPKVLEEVKYINHLKSQQEELIKLQNWVIRENKKVVILFEGRDAAGKGGAIRRITEYINPRHFKIVALNIPTSDERKQWFFQRYINELPKPGEIVFFDRSWYNRAVVEPVNNFCTEKEYEIFMTQVNSFEKMLIQSDTYLIKFYFSISKKEQAKRFREIKASPLKRWKMSPVDEKAQALWDEYTLYKEKMFEVTNTKHAPWTIIDANKKSPARLQAIEHILATIPY